In Sphingobacterium sp. lm-10, one DNA window encodes the following:
- a CDS encoding PepSY-like domain-containing protein, whose protein sequence is MKNVILNTLVLITMAVATMSCDKEETIQSDELPVAANAFLTTHFTDVRISNVKKEREGLSGREYTVYLSNGTEVVFDKDGNWTDVDGPRNEPIPYSFIPAPIIAYVAENYPSEKITSIEKDRNEIDVELTNGFDLVFDSNGAFKRMD, encoded by the coding sequence ATGAAAAATGTTATCTTAAACACCCTGGTTCTAATTACAATGGCTGTCGCTACCATGTCTTGCGACAAAGAGGAAACCATTCAGTCCGATGAGTTGCCGGTAGCAGCTAATGCCTTTCTCACCACTCATTTCACAGATGTTCGCATTTCTAATGTAAAAAAAGAAAGAGAAGGTCTTTCTGGTCGTGAGTATACGGTATACCTAAGTAACGGAACCGAGGTTGTTTTTGATAAAGATGGAAACTGGACAGATGTTGATGGCCCTAGAAATGAGCCTATCCCATACAGCTTTATTCCAGCACCTATCATTGCCTATGTCGCAGAAAACTATCCAAGTGAAAAGATTACGAGTATTGAAAAAGATCGGAACGAAATCGATGTGGAACTAACGAATGGTTTCGATCTGGTCTTCGATTCCAATGGCGCATTCAAGCGTATGGACTAA
- a CDS encoding response regulator transcription factor, producing the protein MKILIIEDELDLQQVMVDFLSKEGYLTEVADRFEIGREKISLYQYGCILLDIAMPGGNGMQLLQLLREQGDTTPVIIISAKGAIDDRVEGLNLGADDYLPKPFHLAELHARVKSAIRRHHQHVDNRIMYKNVVLVPDDRKVLINEEEVQLNRKEFDVFYYFIIRPEKLVQKALLAESIWGDAVDQVDNLDFIYSQIKNLRKKLRDHGALVDIQAVYGVGYKLV; encoded by the coding sequence ATGAAAATCTTGATTATAGAGGATGAATTAGACCTTCAACAGGTGATGGTGGATTTCTTATCAAAGGAGGGATATCTAACGGAGGTTGCAGATCGCTTTGAGATTGGTCGGGAAAAGATTTCTTTGTACCAATATGGCTGTATATTGCTCGATATCGCGATGCCCGGTGGAAATGGGATGCAATTGTTGCAATTACTTCGGGAGCAAGGAGACACTACACCTGTTATTATTATATCTGCAAAAGGAGCGATTGATGATCGAGTGGAAGGGCTTAATCTTGGCGCAGATGATTATTTGCCAAAGCCATTTCATTTGGCGGAGTTACATGCAAGGGTTAAGTCGGCTATTCGACGACATCATCAACATGTGGATAACCGTATTATGTATAAAAATGTAGTGTTGGTACCAGATGATCGTAAGGTGCTAATTAATGAAGAAGAGGTGCAACTCAATCGCAAAGAATTTGACGTATTTTACTATTTCATCATCCGCCCGGAAAAGCTCGTGCAAAAGGCTCTATTAGCGGAGTCCATTTGGGGGGATGCGGTAGATCAGGTGGACAATCTAGATTTTATTTATTCGCAAATAAAGAATCTACGAAAAAAATTGCGCGACCATGGAGCGTTGGTAGATATTCAAGCAGTCTATGGTGTAGGCTACAAGTTAGTGTAG
- a CDS encoding PepSY-like domain-containing protein, translating to MRPQVRYLMICFVSTCYTSMVCGQSKSISVRDLPQKAKHFLQVYYSRTGVASISSDVESWFRSDAYHVLLQDGKRIEFDEQGNWREVDGHRKPLPIALVPEQVLTYLARSFPKTDVVRMRRKAEKYLVAISNGLELEFNKKGEFIKINQQ from the coding sequence ATGAGACCACAGGTGCGCTATTTGATGATCTGCTTTGTATCGACCTGCTACACTAGTATGGTTTGTGGACAAAGCAAAAGTATTTCGGTCCGTGACTTGCCTCAAAAGGCGAAGCACTTTCTTCAAGTTTATTATTCTCGCACAGGTGTAGCATCGATTAGCTCGGATGTCGAGTCGTGGTTTAGAAGCGATGCGTACCATGTTCTGCTACAAGATGGAAAAAGAATAGAATTTGACGAACAAGGAAATTGGCGAGAAGTCGATGGCCACCGAAAACCTTTGCCGATAGCGCTCGTCCCGGAGCAAGTGCTTACCTATCTTGCGCGCAGCTTTCCAAAAACTGATGTGGTTAGGATGAGGCGAAAAGCAGAAAAATACCTGGTTGCGATATCAAATGGTTTGGAACTTGAATTTAACAAAAAAGGAGAATTTATAAAAATCAATCAACAATAA
- a CDS encoding HAMP domain-containing sensor histidine kinase yields the protein MRHLVVAIFAIMTVWALLFYAYILDEVYDNVDDGLRDHKITILRAAYEDTTLLTLSDYGVNQFRITPADHVAFNERNTFSNQFFYMPFDDEEEPYRVLTTMFFGPDKRSYQLEIRASTVERDDLIIDLSTALLVLYIAMVLSIYLLKKYILTRAWRPFKKILDDLDAYNVGRTTTLAPVETDVFEFHQLHQHIGSMVERNAAVFADQKLFIENASHELQTPLAITINKIDMIMEDNETPPPILVKLAEAKKSLQRLIDLNRSLLFLSRIENRQFLQNEEVDLHKLTQELVENFNDIAAHKNISIEVQSKALLLVKGNRTLLTMALSNLIRNAIRYTEPAGSIYIMISANCWEIRNSSTAGALPDNYIFNRFYKGSDSIQSNGLGLSLVKSILQMTPGGNIQYTFDQKFHIFSVIFKNS from the coding sequence ATGCGACACCTCGTTGTCGCGATATTTGCTATCATGACGGTTTGGGCACTTCTTTTCTATGCCTATATTTTAGATGAAGTGTACGATAATGTGGATGATGGACTGCGTGATCACAAAATTACGATCCTTCGTGCTGCATATGAAGATACTACACTGCTTACTCTGTCTGATTATGGCGTGAACCAGTTTAGAATTACGCCCGCAGACCATGTGGCATTTAACGAGCGAAATACATTTTCGAATCAGTTTTTCTATATGCCTTTTGACGATGAAGAAGAGCCTTATCGTGTACTTACTACTATGTTTTTTGGTCCCGACAAGCGATCCTATCAATTGGAGATAAGGGCATCTACCGTTGAGCGAGATGATTTAATAATAGATCTGTCCACAGCTCTGCTGGTGCTCTATATAGCTATGGTGTTGAGTATATACCTTCTCAAAAAGTATATTCTTACCAGAGCATGGCGGCCATTTAAGAAGATATTGGATGACTTGGATGCCTATAATGTAGGCCGTACCACTACACTGGCGCCAGTCGAGACAGATGTGTTCGAGTTCCACCAGCTGCACCAGCATATTGGGTCTATGGTCGAGCGGAATGCGGCTGTATTTGCCGATCAAAAGCTGTTTATTGAAAATGCTTCTCATGAATTGCAAACTCCCTTGGCCATTACTATTAATAAAATCGATATGATTATGGAGGATAATGAAACGCCTCCACCAATACTGGTTAAACTAGCTGAGGCGAAAAAATCCTTACAGAGACTTATCGATTTGAACCGATCGTTGCTATTCTTGTCCCGTATCGAAAATAGGCAGTTTTTGCAAAATGAGGAAGTAGATCTCCATAAATTGACGCAGGAATTGGTAGAGAATTTTAATGACATTGCAGCGCACAAAAACATCAGCATAGAGGTTCAATCGAAGGCACTACTTCTGGTGAAAGGGAACCGCACATTATTAACAATGGCGTTGTCCAACTTGATTCGAAATGCTATTCGTTACACAGAGCCAGCGGGGAGTATCTATATCATGATTTCCGCGAACTGTTGGGAAATACGGAATAGCAGTACAGCGGGAGCCCTGCCTGACAATTACATTTTCAACCGGTTTTATAAGGGTTCGGATAGCATTCAATCCAACGGATTAGGCTTGTCTCTCGTGAAATCAATCCTCCAGATGACACCTGGAGGAAATATTCAGTATACATTCGATCAAAAGTTTCATATTTTTTCTGTTATTTTCAAAAATTCCTAA